In Saprospiraceae bacterium, a genomic segment contains:
- a CDS encoding DUF1800 domain-containing protein — protein MYIRRHIYVLVLLGFLSPLNAQKLILGGQTNEQIKIYSSENWQPFNRKDSCKAKSAFNGDGLVGPYYETSRFLYQASLGSSFEDIRQLASSDFETWIDQQQSSPYRSLLNDTREIMKEVIDWHYVTGGDSADAPSYANWLQFQYAWWNQHMLQKDRLRQRVALALSEIFVISIESDLQGFGEGLASYYDILKKHAFGNYRNLLTDVSLHPTMGFYLSHLNNPKTDTAQGVRPDENYAREIMQLFSIGLVKLNPDGSPVLDSAGHAIPTYTQKEIQELAKVFTGLGIAKVVPNMYLDTAIFGMGIYLADMTVPMRMYPRMHEFGPKYLLDGVIIPEGQSGMEDIDAAIDALFHHPNVGPFICKQLIQRLIKSNPSPSYVERIAGIFNDDGQGIRGNLGAVIKAILLDPEARDCNEMMMPSNGQLREPILRYTHFTKAMDIEQYYGRFWNTGYYYWQGTGQLPLSPPTVFNFFSPSYTPKGALDNLNLMGPEFQIHNSRTSIGYINQVNNWAIYDYVMNSWETDDPYATINTRELEDLAQDPEVLLNKLDIVLTHGQLSDRTRQIIKSAIEPFKTGNYREERVRMAMYLMMISPDYAIFK, from the coding sequence ATGTACATCCGCAGACACATTTATGTCCTCGTTCTTCTTGGCTTTCTCTCTCCATTAAATGCTCAAAAATTAATACTTGGCGGGCAAACCAACGAGCAGATAAAGATCTATTCCAGCGAAAACTGGCAACCTTTTAACCGAAAAGACAGTTGCAAGGCCAAATCGGCATTTAATGGCGATGGGCTTGTGGGACCCTATTATGAAACCAGCCGCTTTTTGTATCAGGCGAGTTTGGGATCGTCTTTTGAAGATATCAGGCAATTGGCATCGTCCGATTTTGAAACATGGATCGATCAACAACAATCGAGTCCGTACAGATCTTTATTGAACGATACACGCGAAATCATGAAAGAAGTGATTGATTGGCATTATGTGACCGGCGGTGATTCAGCCGATGCTCCTTCTTATGCTAATTGGCTGCAATTTCAATACGCATGGTGGAATCAGCATATGCTGCAAAAAGATCGTCTCAGACAACGCGTAGCTCTTGCATTGAGCGAAATTTTTGTCATCTCTATTGAATCTGATCTTCAGGGATTCGGAGAAGGTCTGGCTTCTTATTATGACATCCTCAAAAAACATGCTTTCGGCAATTACAGGAATTTACTAACAGATGTTAGTTTGCATCCAACCATGGGCTTTTATCTGAGTCATTTAAACAATCCCAAAACGGATACGGCTCAGGGAGTTCGTCCTGATGAAAATTATGCACGGGAGATCATGCAATTGTTCAGCATCGGTCTGGTCAAACTAAATCCAGATGGCAGTCCTGTATTGGATTCTGCGGGCCATGCCATTCCAACTTATACCCAAAAAGAAATTCAGGAACTGGCTAAAGTATTTACGGGATTAGGAATCGCTAAAGTGGTTCCAAACATGTATCTCGATACTGCCATTTTTGGAATGGGCATCTATTTGGCGGATATGACGGTACCTATGCGCATGTATCCCAGAATGCATGAATTCGGTCCGAAATATCTTCTGGATGGTGTAATAATTCCCGAAGGACAAAGTGGAATGGAGGATATCGATGCAGCCATCGATGCGCTGTTTCATCATCCGAATGTGGGACCTTTCATCTGCAAACAATTAATACAGCGATTGATCAAATCAAATCCTTCGCCTTCCTATGTAGAGCGCATTGCCGGAATTTTTAATGATGACGGACAAGGTATTCGCGGAAATCTCGGAGCAGTTATTAAAGCCATTTTATTAGATCCTGAGGCCAGAGATTGCAACGAAATGATGATGCCTTCCAATGGACAGTTAAGAGAACCCATTTTGCGATATACGCACTTTACCAAAGCCATGGACATAGAACAATATTATGGACGGTTCTGGAATACAGGTTATTATTATTGGCAAGGAACAGGACAATTGCCATTGAGTCCGCCAACGGTATTCAATTTCTTTTCTCCATCATATACTCCTAAAGGGGCACTCGATAATTTAAATTTGATGGGACCTGAATTTCAAATTCACAATTCTCGAACCAGTATTGGTTATATCAACCAGGTCAATAATTGGGCGATCTACGATTACGTCATGAATAGTTGGGAAACCGACGACCCTTATGCTACGATAAACACGCGCGAATTGGAAGACCTGGCTCAGGATCCTGAAGTATTATTAAATAAACTCGACATTGTACTTACGCATGGTCAGTTAAGTGATCGTACCCGACAGATTATTAAAAGTGCAATTGAACCATTTAAAACGGGCAACTATAGAGAAGAACGCGTGCGGATGGCGATGTACCTTATGATGATTTCACCCGATTATGCCATTTTTAAATAA